In Primulina huaijiensis isolate GDHJ02 chromosome 16, ASM1229523v2, whole genome shotgun sequence, a single genomic region encodes these proteins:
- the LOC140961781 gene encoding allene oxide synthase 1, chloroplastic, producing the protein MASTHVSSFSSSQISFSSQYSSTKLLRVPSQLSIKRSFSAQPINIASALSEKPSLSTPPRHTEAVAPSKLPVRKIPGNYGLPLIGPWRDRQDYFYNQGRDEFFKSRIRKYDSTVFRANMPPGPFISFASNVVVLLDGKSFPILFDTDKVEKKDLFTGTYMPSTDLSGGYRTLSYLDPSEPNHAKLKTLMFFLLSHRREKVIPEFLNSYSEAFERLEKELATKGRADFGAANEQAAFNFLARSFFGVNPNDTKLGSDGPTLIGKWVLFQLHPLLTLGLPKGLEDGILHTFRLPPFLIKRDYQRLYEFFYQNSAPLLDQAEKLGLTKDEACHNLLYSTCFNSFGGMKILFPNILKRVGRAGAKLHAELAQEIRSAIKSSGGNVTMAAMEKMPLMKSVVYEALRIEPPVSLQYGKAKRDLVIESHYAAFQVKEGEMLFGYQPFATMDPMIFDRAEEFVPTRFLGEEGEKLLKHVLWSNGPETENPTVNNKQCAGKNFVVLASRLLLVELFRRYDSFGIEAAVSPLGSSVTVTSLKPASF; encoded by the coding sequence ATGGCTTCCACTCATGTATCGTCTTTCTCTTCTTCACAGATTTCATTCTCCTCCCAATATTCGTCAACAAAATTACTTAGGGTCCCTTCACAGCTCTCAATCAAGCGATCGTTTTCTGCTCAGCCGATCAACATAGCATCAGCCTTGTCGGAAAAACCATCCCTTTCTACACCGCCGCGGCACACGGAGGCGGTGGCCCCCTCTAAACTTCCGGTTCGAAAAATCCCCGGCAACTACGGGCTGCCCTTGATCGGCCCGTGGAGAGACAGGCAAGACTATTTCTACAATCAAGGCCGGGATGAGTTCTTCAAATCAAGAATCCGGAAGTATGATTCCACGGTGTTCAGAGCCAACATGCCGCCGGGTCCCTTCATTTCCTTCGCATCAAACGTCGTCGTCTTGCTCGATGGCAAGAGTTTTCCTATCCTTTTTGACACTGACAAAGTTGAGAAGAAGGATCTTTTCACCGGCACATATATGCCTTCCACTGATCTCTCCGGCGGCTACAGGACACTCTCTTACCTCGACCCCTCCGAACCCAACCACGCAAAGCTAAAAACTTTGATGTTTTTCTTACTCTCTCATCGGCGGGAGAAAGTAATCCCTGAATTCCTGAACAGCTACTCAGAAGCGTTTGAGAGATTGGAGAAGGAATTGGCCACCAAAGGGAGAGCAGACTTCGGCGCCGCCAATGAACAGGCGGCGTTCAATTTCTTGGCTAGATCGTTCTTCGGCGTCAACCCGAATGACACCAAGCTCGGATCCGACGGGCCAACCCTTATCGGAAAATGGGTTCTCTTCCAGCTACACCCACTGCTGACCCTAGGCTTGCCCAAAGGTTTAGAAGACGGCATTCTCCACACGTTTCGCTTGCCGCCATTTTTAATCAAGAGAGATTATCAAAGGTTGTACGAATTCTTCTACCAGAACTCAGCCCCACTTCTCGATCAAGCAGAAAAGCTCGGCCTCACCAAAGACGAAGCTTGCCATAATCTCTTATACTCCACGTGTTTCAATTCATTCGGCGGCATGAAAATCCTCTTCCCAAACATTCTCAAACGGGTGGGCCGAGCTGGAGCCAAGCTGCATGCTGAACTAGCTCAAGAAATCCGATCCGCAATCAAATCCAGCGGCGGAAACGTCACGATGGCGGCGATGGAAAAGATGCCGCTGATGAAATCAGTGGTGTACGAGGCTCTGCGTATCGAGCCGCCGGTTTCGCTTCAGTACGGCAAGGCCAAGCGCGACTTGGTGATCGAGTCACACTATGCAGCGTTTCAGGTGAAAGAAGGAGAAATGCTGTTCGGGTACCAGCCATTCGCCACCATGGACCCGATGATATTCGACCGGGCGGAGGAGTTTGTTCCCACACGGTTTCTCGGCGAAGAAGGGGAGAAACTGTTGAAACACGTGCTGTGGTCTAATGGACCGGAGACAGAGAACCCCACAGTTAACAACAAACAGTGCGCTGGGAAGAATTTTGTGGTTCTGGCCTCCAGATTGCTGCTGGTTGAGCTGTTCCGCCGTTACGATTCCTTTGGTATTGAGGCGGCGGTGTCGCCGCTGGGCTCCTCTGTCACGGTAACTTCGTTGAAGCCGGCTAGTTTTTAG